The following proteins are encoded in a genomic region of Sesamum indicum cultivar Zhongzhi No. 13 linkage group LG8, S_indicum_v1.0, whole genome shotgun sequence:
- the LOC105167982 gene encoding probable serine/threonine-protein kinase PBL23: MRLLSCFRKRRTETMKRTETMKRTDPTRRTPLKSSRSSVQEMKTTKNYDDPEALSTVPRSVSMNAGGSKQRVAAEDIIRSGGRASAEVFTFRELALATENFNPELRVGEGGFGRVYKGYFNKTNQMVAVKQLDRNGVQGNREFLAEVLMLSMVHHPNLVNLIGYCADGRQRILVYEYLQNGSLEDHLLDLPPNKKPLDWYTRMAIARGAAQGLEYLHDTANPPIIFRDFKASNILLDDRFNPKLSDFGLAKLGPIGEQDHVSTRVMGTYGYCAPEYAQTGKLTTKSDVYSFGVVLLEIISGRRAIDNTKPLEEENLVAWAKPLFKDRSKFTLMADPLLKGKYPVKGLYQALAVAAMCLQEEASTRPLIGDVVTALEYLAIETDEITSETEI; the protein is encoded by the exons ATGAGATTGTTGTCTTGTTTCAGGAAGAGGAGGACTGAAACAATGAAGAGAACCGAGACAATGAAGAGGACCGACCCAACGAGGAGGACTCCTCTAAAAAGTTCAAGAAGTTCTGTCCAAGAAATGAAGACAACCAAGAACTATGATGATCCGGAGGCGTTATCAACAGTTCCTAGAAGCGTATCGATGAATGCTG GTGGTAGCAAACAAAGGGTAGCTGCAGAAGACATAATTAGAAGTGGTGGAAGAGCTTCTGCTGAGGTATTCACCTTTCGGGAATTGGCACTTGCCACTGAAAATTTCAATCCTGAATTGCGAGTGGGTGAAGGAGGATTCGGGAGGGTCTACAAGGGGTACTTCAATAAAACAAATCAG ATGGTGGCTGTGAAGCAGCTTGATAGAAACGGGGTTCAAGGAAACAGGGAATTCTTGGCAGAGGTCTTGATGTTGAGCATGGTTCACCATCCAAACCTTGTCAATCTGATAGGATACTGCGCTGACGGCCGCCAACGAATATTGGTCTACGAGTACTTGCAAAATGGATCTTTAGAAGATCACCTTCTTG ATTTGCCTCCAAACAAGAAGCCCCTGGATTGGTACACTAGGATGGCGATAGCCAGAGGTGCAGCTCAGGGACTCGAGTATTTGCATGATACAGCAAATCCACCAATTATTTTTCGGGATTTTAAGGCGTCTAACATATTGTTGGATGACAGATTTAATCCTAAGCTCTCCGATTTTGGACTCGCTAAGTTGGGCCCGATTGGTGAACAAGATCATGTGTCGACGAGGGTGATGGGGACTTACGGCTACTGCGCACCAGAGTATGCCCAGACAGGCAAGTTGACAACCAAGTCTGATGTCTACAGTTTCGGTGTGGTGCTTCTAGAGATTATTTCAGGAAGAAGAGCTATTGATAACACAAAACCACTGGAAGAGGAGAATCTAGTTGCTTGG GCAAAGCCACTTTTCAAGGATAGAAGCAAGTTTACATTAATGGCCGACCCGTTGCTTAAAGGAAAGTATCCAGTGAAGGGTCTGTATCAAGCTCTTGCTGTTGCAGCTATGTGCCTCCAAGAGGAAGCCAGCACTCGGCCCCTAATTGGAGATGTTGTCACTGCACTTGAATATTTAGCAATCGAGACAGATGAAATTACCAGCGAAACagaaatataa